A window of the Henckelia pumila isolate YLH828 chromosome 3, ASM3356847v2, whole genome shotgun sequence genome harbors these coding sequences:
- the LOC140886658 gene encoding uncharacterized protein, with translation MNCLIWNIRGLRSSESQERLHALVKEKRIKILAILEPMIALDQHYMTHRLGFQRVLSNLSGHIWVFMSEDVKAECVFYHTQFIHLRVSAPFLPVDVFCSFVYAKLSLIVVLGLLGDFNVVRDASECLGSSGGRQLPMDELNSFVLESALVDAGFEGSSFTWTNKTIWNRLDRVFVSVDWGDHFNSIRVEHLGRTVLDHCPLLVSAPVFARGPSSFRFQSMWICHPGFLQTVRLNWNIPCHLQGMPKLFAKLKHLKGHLKWWNRDVFGNICDKIAEEEKSVRLGETAYEADPSEHRWTLLSKCNEDLSRVTAMETDFWKQKAACNWLEDGERNTKLFHNMVKKKRVTNKIFRIWEDGTCLTSTALIQ, from the exons ATGAATTGTCTCATATGGAACATCAGGGGACTCAGGAGTTCTGAGTCCCAAGAGAGGCTTCATGCCTTGGTGAAGGAGAAGCGTATTAAGATTTTGGCCATTTTGGAGCCGATGATTGCTCTTGATCAGCATTATATGACGCATCGCCTCGGTTTTCAGAGAGTTTTGTCGAATCTCTCCGGTCATATCTGGGTATTCATGTCTGAGGATGTGAAGGCTGAGTGTGTTTTTTATCACACTCAATTCATTCATCTCCGTGTGTCGGCCCCCTTTCTGCCGGTTGATGTCTTTTGTTCTTTTGTCTATGCCAA GTTAAGCCTGATAGTGGTCCTTGGCTTGTTGGGGGATTTTAATGTCGTGAGGGATGCCTCCGAGTGTCTTGGCTCGTCTGGTGGGAGGCAACTCCCTATGGATGAGTTAAATAGTTTTGTATTGGAGTCCGCCCTGGTTGACGCTGGTTTTGAGGGCTCTTCGTTCACTTGGACGAATAAGACCATTTGGAACCGTCTGGATAGGGTTTTTGTCTCTGTGGATTGGGGTGATCATTTCAACTCTATTAGGGTTGAACACCTTGGCCGCACTGTCTTGGACCATTGCCCCCTTTTGGTATCTGCCCCTGTTTTCGCTCGGGGACCGAGTTCTTTTCGGTTCCAGAGTATGTGGATTTGTCACCCTGGGTTCCTTCAGACCGTCAGGCTGAATTGGAACATTCCCTGTCATCTGCAGGGGATGCCCAAGCTTTTTGCGAAGCTAAAACATCTGAAGGGCCACCTTAAGTGGTGGAACCGGGATGTTTTTGGGAACATTTGTGATAAGATCGCTGAGGAGGAGAAGTCTGTCAGACTTGGTGAGACGGCCTATGAAGCGGACCCCTCGGAGCACCGCTGGACTCTTTTGTCCAAGTGCAACGAGGATCTGTCTAGGGTCACTGCCATGGAGACGGATTTCTGGAAGCAGAAAGCCGCTTGCAATTGGCTTGAGGATGGGGAGAGGAACACGAAGCTCTTTCATAACATGGTCAAGAAGAAGCGGGTGACCAACAAGATCTTTCGCATTTGGGAGGATGGGACCTGCCTTACCTCCACGGCCCTGATCCAGTAG